Proteins co-encoded in one Marinobacter nanhaiticus D15-8W genomic window:
- a CDS encoding tyrosine-type recombinase/integrase, whose product MEPEPLYPEGLRHGFAIALLTGARPIPLTVLRDLLGHTDIKTTEIYLQAVGREKRDMVMQAWE is encoded by the coding sequence TTGGAGCCTGAACCACTCTACCCGGAAGGGTTGCGGCATGGCTTCGCGATTGCCTTGCTCACCGGTGCGAGGCCAATACCGCTCACTGTGCTGCGCGATTTGCTCGGCCATACCGATATCAAGACGACCGAAATCTACCTGCAGGCCGTTGGCCGGGAAAAGCGGGATATGGTCATGCAGGCTTGGGAGTAG